The following are encoded in a window of Urocitellus parryii isolate mUroPar1 chromosome 7, mUroPar1.hap1, whole genome shotgun sequence genomic DNA:
- the Mrpl10 gene encoding large ribosomal subunit protein uL10m produces MAAAAAGMLRGGLLPQAGRLPTLQTVRYGSKAVTRHRRVMHFERQKLMAVTEYIPPKPAINPRCLPPPPSPPKEETGLIRLLRREIAAVFRDNRMIAVCQNVALSAEDKLAIRHQLRKHKIFMKVFPNEVLKPFLEDSKYQNLLPLFVGHNMLLVSEEPKVKEMVRILKGVPFLPLLGGCIDDTILSRQGFINYTKLPSLSLLQGELVGGLAFLMAQTHFLLQHQPIQLTALLGQHVRQQREGDSATLATGKPDPPDPVLDS; encoded by the exons GCCGGCTGCCCACCCTCCAGACTGTCCGCTATGGCTCAAAGGCCGTAACCCGCCACCGTCGTGTGATGCACTTTGAACGTCAGAAGCTGATGGCTGTGACTGAGTATATTCCCCCCAAACCTGCCATCAACCCAAGGTGCCTGCCacctccccccagccctcccaAGGAG GAAACAGGCCTCATCCGGCTCCTCCGTCGGGAGATAGCAGCAGTTTTCCGAGACAACCGAATGATAGCCGTCTGCCAAAATGTGGCCCTGAGTGCAGAGGACAAACTTGCCATACGGCACCAGCTGCGGAAACACAAGATCTTCATGAAAGTCTTTCCCAATGAG GTCCTGAAACCCTTTCTGGAAGATTCCAAGTACCAAAATCTGTTGCCCCTTTTTGTGGGACACAACATGTTGCTGGTCAGCGAAGAGCCCAAGGTCAAGGAGATGGTGCGCATCTTAAAGGGTGTGCCTTTCCTACCACTGCTAG GTGGCTGCATCGATGATACCATTCTCAGCAGACAGGGCTTCATCAACTACACCAAGCTACCCAGTCTGTCCCTGCTGCAAGGGGAGCTGGTAGGAGGGCTCGCCTTCCTCATGGCCCAGACTCACTTCTTGCTTCAGCACCAGCCCATCCAGCTGACGGCCCTGTTGGGTCAGCATGTCAGACAGCAGCGAGAGGGGGACTCTGCCACTTTGGCCACTGGGAAGCCTGATCCTCCTGACCCTGTTCTGGACTCCTAG